The Microbulbifer sp. YPW1 genome contains a region encoding:
- the rfbD gene encoding dTDP-4-dehydrorhamnose reductase, with the protein MKILITGKNGQLGQQLQQQAPFGITLIAHGRETLNIADKDQVFAVLTEAKPDVVINAAAYTAVDKAESEVEQAHAINARGPENLALACRELGARLIHVSTDFVFDGRQSLPYTPENIRKPVSVYGESKARGEEAVEAILPEAIIVRTAWVYDREGGNFATTMLRLMGERDQLGIVADQIGTPTWAGTLAKAIYSLANVPEASGIYHCTDAGAASWYDFAVAVFEEGKAAGLLPADRKVQIGPIATSDYPTPATRPSYSVLDKTRLTKEVGVELSHWRQVLRSVFGSHNL; encoded by the coding sequence ATGAAAATTCTGATCACCGGTAAAAATGGCCAGCTTGGCCAGCAGCTCCAACAGCAGGCGCCTTTCGGCATAACACTTATCGCCCACGGCCGCGAAACCTTGAATATTGCTGACAAGGATCAGGTATTTGCTGTTCTGACAGAGGCAAAGCCAGATGTCGTCATCAACGCCGCTGCCTACACGGCCGTAGACAAAGCCGAGTCCGAAGTGGAGCAGGCCCACGCCATCAATGCCCGGGGGCCGGAAAACCTCGCGCTCGCCTGCCGCGAACTCGGTGCCCGCCTGATACACGTCTCCACCGACTTCGTGTTTGATGGCAGACAGTCGCTACCCTATACGCCAGAAAATATCCGCAAGCCCGTGAGTGTCTACGGCGAAAGTAAGGCTCGGGGCGAAGAGGCCGTCGAGGCCATTCTCCCGGAAGCGATCATCGTGCGTACCGCCTGGGTATATGACCGTGAGGGCGGCAACTTTGCTACAACCATGTTGCGTCTGATGGGCGAGCGCGATCAGCTCGGCATCGTCGCCGACCAGATCGGTACGCCGACATGGGCCGGCACCCTGGCCAAAGCGATTTACTCGCTCGCCAACGTCCCGGAAGCAAGCGGTATCTACCATTGTACCGACGCCGGCGCCGCCAGCTGGTACGACTTCGCTGTCGCTGTTTTTGAAGAAGGTAAGGCCGCCGGCCTACTGCCTGCAGATAGAAAGGTACAGATTGGCCCCATTGCCACCAGCGATTACCCAACTCCAGCAACACGCCCATCTTACAGTGTGCTGGACAAAACCCGCCTGACCAAAGAGGTGGGCGTGGAGCTGAGCCACTGGCGCCAGGTACTGAGATCTGTCTTCGGCTCGCACAACCTGTAG
- the rfbC gene encoding dTDP-4-dehydrorhamnose 3,5-epimerase yields MKLIETKIPDVKIIEPKVFGDERGFFLETFRQDFFNRECAERTFVQDNHSKSSQGILRGLHYQTESTQGKLVRVTAGEVFDVAVDLRKSSPTFGQWVGVLLNEDNKRQLWVPEGFAHGFYVTSESAEFVYKCTDYYAPEHEHSLRWDDPEIGIEWPLVNGEQPKLSAKDADGKLLKDAVAFG; encoded by the coding sequence ATGAAATTAATAGAAACAAAAATCCCTGACGTAAAAATCATAGAGCCCAAAGTCTTCGGTGACGAGCGCGGCTTCTTCCTGGAAACCTTTCGCCAGGATTTTTTCAACCGCGAATGCGCAGAGCGCACATTCGTGCAGGACAACCACAGCAAGTCCAGCCAGGGAATCCTCCGTGGCCTGCACTACCAGACCGAAAGCACCCAGGGCAAGCTGGTCCGCGTGACCGCCGGTGAAGTATTTGATGTGGCCGTAGACCTGCGCAAGAGCTCTCCCACCTTTGGCCAGTGGGTGGGCGTACTGTTGAATGAAGACAACAAGCGCCAGCTCTGGGTCCCGGAAGGCTTCGCTCACGGGTTTTACGTCACTAGCGAATCCGCCGAGTTCGTTTACAAATGTACCGACTATTACGCACCGGAGCACGAGCACTCTCTGCGCTGGGACGATCCGGAAATCGGTATCGAGTGGCCCCTGGTCAATGGCGAGCAGCCCAAACTCTCCGCCAAAGATGCCGACGGTAAACTCCTTAAAGACGCCGTTGCCTTTGGTTGA
- the rfbA gene encoding glucose-1-phosphate thymidylyltransferase RfbA translates to MKTGTSSRKGIILAGGSGTRLYPLTKGVSKQLMAVYDKPMIYYPLTTLMMAGIRDILIITTPEEQCLFQKLLEDGSQWGINITYAVQPSPDGLAQAFLIGREHVGNNPSALVLGDNIYYAEHFSEVLKNADQRTEGATVFGYHVADPRAYGVAEFDRDGKVISIEEKPSQPKSNYAVTGLYFYDSQVCDLAREIKPSHRGELEITDLNRMYLEQGSLNVELMGRGAAWLDTGTHDNLLEAAQFVQTIERRQGLKIACPEEVAFRKGFIDAETLEKQAQPLIKSGYGEYLMQILAESKTDHAFSR, encoded by the coding sequence ATGAAAACTGGAACTTCATCACGAAAGGGAATAATTCTGGCCGGTGGGTCAGGCACACGGCTGTATCCATTGACCAAAGGTGTCAGTAAACAGCTGATGGCGGTGTACGACAAACCGATGATCTACTACCCGCTGACTACCCTGATGATGGCAGGCATTCGCGATATTCTCATTATCACTACCCCCGAAGAGCAGTGCCTGTTCCAGAAACTGCTGGAAGATGGCAGCCAGTGGGGCATCAACATTACCTACGCGGTGCAGCCTTCGCCAGACGGCTTGGCACAAGCGTTCCTGATTGGCCGCGAGCACGTTGGCAACAACCCCAGCGCGCTGGTACTGGGTGACAACATTTATTATGCCGAGCACTTCAGTGAAGTACTGAAGAATGCGGACCAGCGCACCGAGGGCGCCACTGTATTTGGTTACCACGTCGCCGACCCGCGAGCATATGGCGTAGCCGAATTTGACCGTGATGGCAAAGTGATCAGCATCGAAGAAAAGCCTTCCCAGCCCAAGTCCAACTACGCAGTTACAGGTCTTTACTTCTATGACAGTCAAGTCTGTGATCTGGCGCGAGAAATCAAGCCGAGCCACCGTGGAGAGCTGGAAATTACCGATCTCAATCGTATGTATCTGGAACAGGGCAGCTTAAACGTAGAGCTGATGGGCCGCGGCGCCGCCTGGCTGGACACTGGTACCCACGATAACCTGCTGGAAGCTGCGCAGTTTGTTCAGACCATTGAACGCCGTCAGGGTTTGAAGATTGCCTGCCCCGAAGAAGTCGCTTTCCGCAAAGGCTTTATCGACGCAGAAACCCTGGAGAAGCAGGCGCAGCCGCTGATCAAGAGTGGCTACGGCGAATATCTTATGCAGATACTCGCTGAATCCAAAACCGACCACGCCTTCTCCCGCTGA
- a CDS encoding SLBB domain-containing protein produces the protein MTKTLIKRWVISALVATGLSASAIALDTQQLEKDRLRVAAGGHLPVFGESLFKGAFKDQPFRGFNGGYRVTVGDQIALQLWGAYSFNAVLTVDAQGNIFIPEVGPVHVAGVENGDLNSFVLRHVKRVFKSNVQAYANLEASQPVKVFVTGFVQSPGLYPGFSSDSVLYYLDSAGGISRESGSYIDIKVLRQGKELQRVNLYRFLVEGQMPALQLRNGDSIVVGPRQGYISVEGAVQESGQIEFVGPSTHLGEMLLVAKPDPQANFARITQVIDNEQQASYLPLDEALSTPLHPGAHVELVSDSEVSSISVRVSGEVNGPAAYVLPYGATLQDLLDKLRYRDNANPFALQLYRKSVAKKQKVALERSLDALEMEALTRQPTTTADQASIKDTASMIQNFISKARNAQPRGQVVLANNANAGEMLLEDGDSLIVPLRASTVSVVGEVVFPTSLVFDERSTLEDYIELAGGFSNNANTDELVVLHMDGTISRIKESKFDNRLKGVLRPGDEIMIMPKIQASELQVTKDVTEILYRIAVGTAAVLSF, from the coding sequence ATGACAAAAACATTGATAAAGCGCTGGGTGATCAGCGCGCTCGTGGCCACCGGGCTCAGTGCCAGCGCCATCGCACTGGATACTCAGCAGCTGGAAAAAGACCGGCTGCGGGTTGCCGCAGGCGGTCATCTTCCCGTCTTCGGCGAGTCCCTGTTCAAAGGCGCCTTTAAAGACCAGCCTTTTCGCGGTTTCAATGGCGGCTACCGCGTTACAGTGGGAGACCAGATTGCCCTGCAACTGTGGGGGGCTTACAGCTTCAACGCCGTGCTGACGGTGGATGCCCAGGGCAATATTTTTATTCCGGAAGTGGGGCCGGTACACGTTGCCGGTGTTGAGAATGGTGACCTCAACAGCTTTGTACTGCGGCATGTAAAGCGGGTGTTCAAGAGCAATGTGCAGGCCTACGCCAATCTGGAGGCCAGCCAGCCGGTAAAAGTCTTTGTGACCGGTTTTGTGCAAAGCCCGGGTCTGTATCCTGGGTTCTCATCGGATTCCGTGTTGTACTACCTCGACAGTGCCGGCGGCATCAGTCGCGAGAGCGGCAGCTACATCGATATTAAAGTGCTGCGCCAGGGTAAAGAGCTGCAGCGTGTCAACCTGTATCGCTTCCTAGTTGAAGGACAAATGCCAGCACTGCAATTGCGAAATGGTGATTCCATCGTCGTGGGCCCGCGTCAGGGGTATATCAGTGTCGAGGGGGCGGTACAGGAGTCCGGGCAGATCGAGTTTGTGGGACCGTCCACCCACCTCGGCGAAATGCTGCTGGTGGCAAAGCCTGATCCGCAAGCCAACTTTGCGCGCATTACCCAGGTGATCGACAACGAGCAACAGGCGAGTTACCTCCCGCTGGATGAAGCCCTGAGCACACCACTGCACCCCGGTGCCCATGTAGAGCTGGTAAGTGACAGTGAGGTCAGCAGTATCTCGGTGCGCGTGAGTGGTGAGGTAAATGGGCCGGCCGCGTATGTGTTGCCCTACGGCGCCACCCTGCAGGACCTGCTGGACAAGCTGCGCTACCGGGATAACGCCAATCCATTTGCCCTGCAGCTGTACCGCAAAAGTGTGGCGAAAAAGCAGAAAGTCGCACTGGAGCGCTCACTGGATGCGCTGGAAATGGAGGCGCTGACCCGCCAGCCCACTACCACGGCAGACCAGGCATCGATCAAAGACACCGCGTCCATGATCCAGAATTTTATTTCCAAGGCGCGCAATGCCCAGCCGCGCGGGCAGGTAGTGTTGGCCAACAATGCCAATGCCGGGGAAATGCTACTGGAAGATGGGGACTCGCTGATCGTTCCTTTGCGCGCGTCCACTGTATCGGTTGTGGGGGAGGTGGTCTTCCCCACATCGCTGGTATTTGATGAACGCAGTACCTTGGAAGACTACATCGAATTGGCTGGCGGCTTCTCAAACAACGCGAATACCGACGAGCTGGTGGTGTTGCATATGGATGGCACTATCAGTCGTATTAAAGAGAGCAAGTTTGATAATCGCCTCAAGGGCGTGCTGCGCCCGGGTGATGAGATCATGATCATGCCAAAAATTCAGGCGAGTGAGCTGCAGGTCACCAAGGACGTCACAGAGATTCTGTACCGTATTGCAGTTGGTACCGCAGCGGTATTGTCTTTCTAG
- a CDS encoding ABC transporter ATP-binding protein: MIELRNLTKSFKTPAGRKVLFRNVNAVFPEGKNIGILGRNGAGKSTLLRIMGGIDYPDSGRVITDQRISWPMGLSGGFQGSMTGRENAAFICGIHGIWGGAKRKVMGRVQEFAEIGDYFDAPVKSYSSGMRSRLAFGLSIAVDFDYYLVDEVMSVGDAHFKHKCEQVIAEKRKTANFIIVAHSMPILKKNCDVGIYLGPSGLQIFDTVQEAIALYQQGIPKPAQAAAGAQK; this comes from the coding sequence ATGATTGAATTGCGCAACCTTACCAAGTCCTTCAAAACACCGGCGGGCCGCAAGGTGCTGTTTCGGAATGTCAATGCGGTCTTTCCCGAGGGGAAAAATATCGGCATTTTAGGGCGTAATGGTGCCGGTAAATCCACGCTGCTGCGGATTATGGGGGGGATTGATTATCCAGACTCAGGACGGGTGATTACCGACCAGCGTATCTCCTGGCCTATGGGGTTGTCCGGTGGCTTTCAGGGCAGTATGACCGGGCGTGAAAACGCGGCATTTATCTGCGGTATCCACGGTATCTGGGGAGGCGCAAAGCGTAAGGTGATGGGCCGGGTGCAGGAGTTCGCCGAAATCGGGGACTACTTTGATGCACCGGTAAAATCCTATTCCTCCGGCATGCGCTCGCGCCTTGCATTTGGCCTGAGCATTGCAGTGGATTTCGACTATTACCTGGTGGATGAGGTGATGTCGGTGGGGGATGCGCACTTCAAGCACAAGTGCGAGCAGGTGATTGCGGAAAAGCGCAAAACGGCTAATTTCATCATCGTTGCCCACAGTATGCCGATTTTGAAGAAAAACTGTGACGTGGGGATTTATCTCGGCCCCTCCGGCCTGCAGATATTCGATACCGTCCAAGAAGCGATAGCCCTGTACCAGCAGGGCATCCCCAAGCCTGCGCAAGCTGCTGCGGGTGCACAAAAGTAA
- a CDS encoding ABC transporter permease: MHPLVQRNPWQIQRDVIRALLIREMKTRFGKWRLGYAWVLLEPAMHIMLLAAIFSFMGREFYPGIPTMLFMLAGIAPFIFFGNSFSKGVAAVESNRGLFNYRQLRPFDAVLTRVLLEFAIYLFSLVALLVILAWFGVTARFNDFLLLVGINLLFFCFCLGVSLTMCVVGAKFPEVAKFAPMIVRPLYFISGVFFSLEQVPEEYHGYLSWNPLLHMIELTREGLFASYHGMFADLPYLATSSLVMLAFGLLVYRSQWRDLVRSQ, from the coding sequence ATGCACCCTTTAGTTCAACGTAACCCCTGGCAGATTCAGCGCGATGTGATCCGCGCGCTCCTGATCCGCGAGATGAAGACCCGCTTTGGCAAGTGGCGTCTCGGTTACGCTTGGGTTCTGCTTGAGCCAGCCATGCACATTATGCTGCTGGCGGCCATCTTCAGCTTCATGGGGCGTGAGTTCTATCCGGGCATCCCTACCATGCTTTTTATGCTGGCCGGAATTGCTCCGTTTATCTTTTTCGGTAACTCCTTCAGTAAGGGCGTTGCCGCGGTCGAGTCCAATCGTGGGCTGTTCAATTATCGTCAGTTGCGTCCCTTTGATGCGGTGCTCACTCGGGTGCTGCTGGAATTCGCCATTTATCTGTTCAGTCTGGTAGCGCTACTGGTCATTCTCGCCTGGTTCGGTGTTACCGCCCGCTTCAACGATTTCCTGCTGCTGGTCGGTATCAACCTGCTGTTTTTCTGCTTCTGCTTGGGGGTCAGCCTCACCATGTGTGTGGTGGGGGCAAAATTTCCTGAGGTCGCCAAGTTCGCACCGATGATCGTGCGCCCGCTGTACTTCATCTCCGGAGTGTTTTTCTCCCTGGAGCAGGTGCCAGAGGAATACCACGGCTACCTCTCCTGGAACCCCTTGCTGCATATGATCGAGTTGACCCGTGAGGGGCTTTTTGCGAGCTATCACGGCATGTTCGCCGATTTGCCCTACCTGGCCACCAGTTCATTGGTCATGCTCGCATTTGGTCTTTTGGTTTATCGTAGCCAGTGGCGCGATCTGGTGCGCAGCCAATGA
- the galU gene encoding UTP--glucose-1-phosphate uridylyltransferase GalU produces the protein MHTVKKAVIPVAGLGTRMLPATKAIPKEMLPIVDKPLIQYVVSEAVAAGIKEIVLVTHASKNAIENHFDTSFELEAQLENRLKRQLLDEVRSIVPKDVTVISVRQAEAKGLGHAIACARPVVGENPFAVLLPDVLVDQYASDLTAANLAAMVRNFEQTQAGQIMVESVDWAEVSKYGVVDCLGADLKVGGVAKIDGMVEKPEVDAAPSNMAVVGRYVLPAEIWTLLEKTAPGAGGEIQLTDAIDELLKIQAVDAYRIVGHSHDCGNKLGYMKAQFEYGLHHPDIGAGLQEFLTEQKPRIEVVA, from the coding sequence ATGCATACAGTAAAGAAAGCTGTTATTCCTGTAGCGGGTCTGGGGACACGCATGCTACCGGCCACCAAGGCCATCCCTAAAGAGATGCTGCCTATCGTCGACAAACCCCTGATCCAATATGTGGTCAGCGAAGCTGTGGCTGCCGGCATCAAAGAGATCGTACTGGTCACCCACGCCAGTAAAAACGCGATCGAAAACCACTTCGATACCTCCTTCGAGCTCGAAGCCCAGCTGGAAAATCGCCTCAAGCGTCAGCTGCTGGACGAAGTCCGTTCTATCGTCCCGAAGGACGTCACCGTAATCTCCGTTCGCCAGGCAGAGGCCAAGGGCCTCGGTCACGCCATCGCCTGTGCGCGCCCAGTGGTAGGGGAGAATCCTTTCGCCGTGCTGCTGCCGGATGTGCTGGTTGACCAGTACGCCTCCGACCTCACCGCTGCCAACCTCGCTGCGATGGTGCGCAACTTTGAGCAGACCCAGGCTGGCCAGATTATGGTGGAATCCGTGGACTGGGCTGAGGTCAGCAAATACGGTGTGGTGGACTGCCTGGGCGCCGATCTCAAAGTTGGCGGCGTGGCCAAAATAGACGGTATGGTCGAAAAGCCGGAAGTGGACGCAGCTCCCTCTAACATGGCAGTGGTGGGGCGGTACGTGCTGCCCGCGGAAATCTGGACCCTGCTGGAAAAAACAGCCCCGGGTGCCGGCGGCGAAATCCAGCTCACCGATGCCATCGATGAACTGCTCAAAATTCAGGCCGTAGACGCCTACCGCATTGTCGGCCATAGCCACGACTGCGGTAACAAGCTCGGTTATATGAAAGCCCAGTTCGAGTATGGCCTGCACCACCCGGATATCGGCGCCGGCCTGCAGGAATTCCTGACCGAACAGAAGCCCCGTATCGAGGTTGTGGCCTGA